CGGCACGAATTAGCGAACTGCGCTACCTCACCCCCCAATCGGATACACAAACGCACCCGGAAAGTCCGCATCCACCTCTTTCTTCTTAGCGCTCCACGATTCAATCGCAATTTTAAACACCGCCGTCCGCTTCAACTCCTCCTCATTAATATGCTCGTAGTCCTCGCCCGGCTTGAGGTGCGGGGCGTACTTGTCGAGCAGTAACTGCAGCACGCGCGTAGCCTCCTCGTAATCTCGCACAATGGTGCCTGTACCAAACGCAACTACCCCCTGGTACTCCACGCTGAACTCGAGCGCTTTGGGCGCCGGCAGCAGCCGCCCCATATCAAAGGCCGAAAAACACACCGCAACGCCGGCTTCATCCGCATCCACATTGGCCTGTGTACGCCCGACGCGGGCGGTGTGAAAGTAGATGGCATGGTCCGCTTCGTCGTACACAAAGAGGTTACTGTTGATAAATGGCCGGTCATCGTTTACCGTTGCAAACGCGCCATACGGAGCCTTACTCAGGAATGCCCGGATCCAGGATTTATCAGTTACTTCCCGGTCCTGCCGGCGGACTTTATTTGGCGCTAACTGCCCATAATCACGTGGCATATGTTTCACCTTACTGCTTTGAACGTGGCACTTCTGCGTTGCAAAACCAAAATACCACAGGTGGTATCTACAAAACATATACAGTTTTTGCCTTTGTCACAGTAACAGTTGAACACTGGCACCGATGTCGTGCCGGTGCGCCTTTTCTCGTTTCTCTATTAAAGTGAAGCAACCAATGAATAGGCCGAGTTTACTGCTTTTCATGCTGCTGCTGTTCTCTTCTCAGGCGCAAGCCCAAACAGGCACTTGTGCAGGAGGGTTGGCTGAGGCATTTCTCGATGTAAACAACGTCAACGCCCGCATCCTGAACAATGGGGGATTGTTTTGGCGCGGCTCTCCGCACGTATATGAAGTACCCAAGTATGGCGGCGCCAATGCTATTTTTGCTGCCGGCATCTGGATTGGCGGCACAATGGATGGCAGTTTGCGCGCAGCTGCTTCACGTTACGGCCCCTGGGAGTTCTGGCCCGGCCCGCTCGATGAGGCAGGCAATCCCCCTGCCGACTGCAGCCTGTATGATCGAGTCTATAGCGTATACCAACGCGATATCAACGAATACAATGAAACAGGAGAAGCAACCAGGGACTTGTTGGAATGGCCCTGGGACTTAGGTGCTCCTGTTATTGATGGAGATGGGAATCCTGAAAATTACAATTTAGAAGGTGGCGACCGGCCGGCTATCAGGGGCCACCAGACCGTTTGGTGGGTGATGAACGACCAGGGCAACATACACGAAGCTACGGACTCTCCGCCGATTGGACTGGAAGTGCAGGTTACAGCATACGCAGCCGCGAGCAATGATGTACACGTCAACAATGCAACACTCTACACCTACAAATTCATCTACAAAGGTGAAAAACCGCTTGAGAACACCTATTTAGGTTTCTTCCAGGACGTGGATCTTGGAAACTTTGACGATGACTATGTAGGTTCAGACACTACATTTGGTCTCGGCTACGCCTATAACGCAGATAATTTCGATGAAGGTGGAGAAGGCTACGGCGAAGCACCTCCCGCCGTTGGTGTCAAATTTTTATCAGGTGCATTGGTAGATACGGACGGTCTGGACAATGACAAAGATGGTAATGTAGACGAAGCAAATGAGCGCCTCGGCATGACCACATTTACTTTTTACAACGGGGGAGGAAGCGCATCTGGCGACCCAGTGACTGGGAGTGATTATTACAACTACATGCAGGGACAGTGGAAAGACGGCAGACCGTTTACTGTTGGCGGAACGGGGCGTGATTTCTCAACAATACCGACCGCATTTGCTTACCCTGGCGACCCTGTTACAGGGACAGGCTGGAGCGAGTTGAATCCGGATCCCTTTGAAATGACGCTCGGTCCTATCGATCCTGCTGATAGGCGCTCGGTGACCAGTTCTGGACCATTTACGCTGCAACCAGGCCAATCGCAAGAAATAACGCTTGCTGTTTTATGGGCACGCGGCTCAGACAATCTGGATTCTATCACCCAACTCAGGGCGGCAGCAGAGGATGTACAAGCAATATTCGACGCCGGCTTTGAGATCACCTTACCCGATTTTGCCCCCCTATCAACTATTCAACTCGAAGCGCCGGCTAATAATATAGAAAATCAACCCATCGACCCTTATTTCAGCTGGCAAGCTTCAGCATTACCGGGTCCATTTGAACTTCAGTATGACACAACACCTTCATTCAAGAATGCGCGCGCCCACGAACGCATTGTTGCATCAAATTTACGCATCCTGGACCTCTCCCCAGACTCAACCTACTACTGGCGTGTCCGGCAAGTAAACGCAGGTGAAAGGGGACCATGGTCGGCAACATGGCGCTTTAGCACCAATGACCGGGAGATTGGTTTTCTCAGGCCTAAAATTGATGGGTTCATGACAACCCGCAACGCTGCGGGGCCCATCGATCCGCCAGACATGGGTGCATTTGCCATCGAGGAATCCGGCTTCCCTATTTTGGAAGGCAACCTCACCCCAAGTGGGAGTTATCCTGACCCGCTGCAGCCTACCCCCGGTGTCCAGCAGTCAACAACAAACGCCACGTGGGGTATCCACACCGGCGGTTCTATGCGCCGGTTATATGATAACGACAGAGGGCAAAGCTTCGTAGTTCGAACACTCAGAAGTGGAACAGATGTACTGGGTGACAATGACTTCGAATGGCGCTTCACGCAGCGTTGCCTTGATCAAATCAACGGCGTCATCGAAGCTGGGGATTGCCTGGCCTGGCGGGCTTTTAACGATGACGCCCAGATTGAAGTGCCCTTTGAACTTTGGAATATTGGCAGCACACCAACGCAAACGGACAGTTATCGAATGGTCCCAATCATTTGCGAAAAAGTTTGTGGAGCAGGCACAACAACCGGTGTATTTGACATCGGACAGGATCATGCAATTTCGGATGGTGACGACGACCCGTACACGGATTGGGTTTACTGGTATAATCCACAAGACACAAGCCCTGGCGAAACAGGCTATAACACCTTTTTCTTCGACAATGGCGAGGTTGCTGATGAAATACTGGCCAGAACCGTTCTTGTCCAGCTTGATGGAGGTTCAGCACCACCTTACAATGTAGCACTTCCTGAAGCAGGTACGGTTTTTCGGCTTGTCACAGAGCCTTATCCCCCGGCTGTGTTGGCTGCACCGGGGTCAGAAAGCACACAGCCAGCACAAGAAATTGATCTATTCTGGCATGCTATATCCAATTCAATACGCCTTCAGGTCGATACATCTCCTCAGTTTGCAAACCCCATTGTTGACAGTACCGTTACGGGTATCTCCTTCAAGACGACTACGCTGGATTTCAATCAGACCTATTATTGGCGCGCACAGAGTCACGTAAGGGGCCAGCCCATAAGTGACTGGTCAGAAGTGTGGTCCTTCAACATCACACAGAACCCAGCAGAAAACGCAAAGCTGCTCGACTGTATTCTCGAAACCGGCTACCCAAACCCCTTTTCCACCCAAACCCTCATCCGCTACGCCATCCCCAAGCCCGGACCGGTGCGGCTGGAGGTATTCGACGCCCTAGGCCGGCGGGTGCGCGTGCTCGTCGACGCCCAGCAAACCGCCGGCTGGCACGAGGCCCTTTTCACACGTCGGGACCTGGCTGCCGGCGTTTACTTCTACAGGCTGCAAGCCGGTGAATTCACAGCAACGCAGAGCATCATAGTACAGCGATGAAAATCACAACCGCATGTTGCATCTTGCTCGGATGGGCAACCCTTACTCCCGAAGCTAATGCCCAAACCGGCACTTGTGAAGCGGGTCTCGCAGAGGCATTTCTCGATGTTAACAACGTCAACGCACGTATTCTCAACAATGGCGGGTTGTATTGGCGCGGAAGCCCACATGTGTATGAAGTCCCTAAATATGGAAATGCAAATGCCATTTTTGCGGCCGGCATATGGCTGGGAGGATTCGTCGATAGCGATATGCGTCTTGCAGCCTCAACCTATGGCCCCTGGGAATTCTGGCCAGGTCCTTTAGTGTCAGCAGACAATCCGCCTGCAGATTGCAGTGCATACGATCGCATATACTCCGTGTATTTGCGTGATGTAGATACGTATAACAAAACAGGTGAAGCAACACAAGACCTGCTTGAATGGCCTTGGGAATTGGGTGCACCCGTAACAGACGGCGACGGTAACCCGGACAACTACAACCTCGCCGGCGGCGACCGTCCCACCCTGCGCGGACACCAAACCCTTTGGTGGGTGATGAATGACAGTGGAAATACACACGAGCGAACGGACACGCAACCGATAGGACTGGAAGTGCAAGTAACTGCATTTGCAGCAGCTAGTGATGTTGCGTACATCAACAACACAACGCTGTACAGCTACAAACTTATCAACCGGGGTACAGTCCCTATCATCGACATGTACCTGGGGTTTTTCCAGGATATGGATCTGGGAAATTTTGCCGATGATTATGTAGGTTCTGATTCATTACTCGGATTGGGCTACGCATACAATGCCGACAACTTCGACGAAGGCGGCGAGGGTTACGGCGAAGCTCCGCCAGCAGTTGGTATCAAGTTTTTACAGGGTGCTTTGGTAACAAATGATAGTTTGGACAATGACAGAGATGGCGCTGTAGACGAAGTAAATGAGCGATTAGGTATGACAGGATTTGCTTTTTACAACGGAGGTGGGGGTGTGACTGGCGATCCATTCATGGGCATGGATTATTACAATTACCTCAGGGGCCTCTGGAAAGACGGCAAGCCCTTCACCCAAGGAGGAACGGGAAGAGATTTCTCAACGATACCTACTTCTTTTATTTACCCCGGAGATCCAGTCACAGGAGAAGGCTGGAGTGAGATTAATCCAGACCCTTTTAATGGAACACTAGGCCCTATTGACCCAGCTGATAGGCGATCCGTTAGCACATCGGGGCCTTTTGAACTGATGCCAGGAGAATCACAGGAAGTTGTGCTGGCCATGATCTGGGCGCGAGGTAGCAATAACCTGGATTCCGTGACGCAGCTCAAGGCGACAGCCCAGGTAGTCCAGGAGGCATTCGATAGCGGCTTCAAGGTTGAGCCTCCCGTGGCCGCCCCCCTTCAGGCTATCACCCTCCGTGCGCCGGCCAACGGCCTGAATAATCAGCCAATCGACCCCTCTCTTTTCTGGCAGCCATCTGAAATGCCAGGTACATTTGAAGTCCAATATGCAACCAGCCCAAATTTTGTTGACGCAGTATCTACAGGCAAAATCCGCGACAATGAATTACGGTTGTTGGATCTGTTGCCGGATGCCGTTTACTATTGGCGCGTGCGGCAGGAAAATGCTGTCGAACGCGGTCCATGGTCTGATACCTGGCAATTTAAAACCACAGACCTTGCCCTTGGGATTATAGGAGATCCAATCCTTGGTTTTATGACCACCCAGAATGCCGCCGGCCCCATCAACCCACCTGACATGGCTGCCTTTGCCTTCAATGATTCCGGGTTTCCTATACTCGAAGGTAATCTAACACCGGTGGGTAGCTACCCTGATCCACAACGTCCTACAGCCGGCATACAACAAGTCAATTCAGATGCCATATGGGGAATCCATACAGGTGGCGGCGGTCGGTCGCAGTATTCAGGCAGCCAAAGCTTTCTTGAACGCTCAGTACGCTCCATGAGCGTCATAGCGGGTGGCGAAACACTTGAATGGCACTTTAGCCAGCAATGCTTAGACCAAATCAATGGTATCGTTGAATCGGGTGACTGTCTTGCGTACCGCTTGTTCTCTGACCAGGCGTTTGTAGAAGTGCCTTTTGCTTTATGGAATCGTGGCTTTGAGGCAGATTCCATTGATGATTTCCGTCTCATCCCCATACTGTGCGAGGCAGCATGCGGTGCAGGGACCATTAACAATACATTTGACCTCGGCACTACCGACCATGCCATTTCTAGCGGAGAAGACGATCCGTATACAGATTGGATTTACTGGTATAACCCTACCTCAACGGCACAAGGTGATTCAGGATACATAGACTTTTTCTTCAATGAAGGTGAAGTGGGTGGCGAGTTACTTGCTCGCACGGTACTTGTGAAGCTCAACGCCGGCCTTGAGAGCCCTCAAGATTCACCCCTCCCAGAACCCGGAACAGTCTTTCAAATCGTAACAAAACCTATTGCTCCCCCGGTCCTCTCAGCACCCAGTCCGGAGAGTATTCAGCAGGAGGTAACAACACGGCTTTACTGGCAAGCGATACAGCGTGTCTCGCAAGTCCAGATCTCAACGTCGCTGGCATTCGAGGTTTCAGCTATAGACAGCATGTTTACAGGTACCTTTGCTTTTGAAACGGAAGCACTGGCGCCCAATGCGACATATTACTGGCGCGTACGAAGCATCAATGAAAACAACGCTGCAGGGATAAGCGACTGGTCCGAACCATGGTCATTCACCATTCCGCAAAACGTAGACATCGAGCAACCAGACCAACCACTTGCTTATACGCTCGAAGCCGGCTACCCCAACCCCTTCTCCACCCAAACCAGCATCCGCTACGCCCTGCCCGAACCCGGCGCGGTAAAGTTGGAAGTCTTCGATACGCTTGGCCGGCGCGTGCGCGTGCTGGTAGACAACCAGCAAACCGCTGGCTGGTATGACGCCGTCCTCGATAGCAAATCCCTGCCCAGCGGCCTCTATTTCTACAGGCTAACAACCAACAACTTTACAGACACAAAATCAGTCATTTTGACGCGCTAGCTGCGCGACAGGCAAAAAATGCTTAATCTTAGTTGCTCTGTGTGTCATGCTGATCGATCCTGAAAGCGCGACGGGCTGATACTGATAGAGCATCAACTGGATACCGGATCAAGTCCGGCATGACGTGTACCGGAAGGCTGAACACGAGGCCGGACATGACGTGTACCGTAAGGCAGACCACCAAGCCCCCACGCCCATGAAATACTTCAGCGTCGTTGCACTCACACTGCTGCTCGCCACAGCTTGCACCCAGCCCAAACCCGACAACCGACCCAACGTCATCATCATTATGGCTGATGACATGGGGTACTCCGACATCAGTCCCTACGGCGGCGAAATCAACACGCCCAACCTGCAACGGTTGTCGGACAACGGCTTGCGGTTCACGCAGTTCTACAACAATGCGCGCTGTTGCCCAACCCGTGCGGCACTGCTCACGGGCCTCTACCCACACCAGGCCGGCGTGGGACACATGACTGGTGACTACGGATACGACGGCTACCGCGGCTTCCTCGGTGACCAAACCGCCACCATCGCCGAAGTACTCGGTGATGCCGGCTACAGCACCTACATGTCGGGTAAATGGCACGTGACCAAGTTTATGGGACAATGGACAGGCGAAGACAGCCTCGCCACCACCGACACCTGGCCGCTGCAACGCGGCTTTGACAAATTCTACGGCACCATCCTCGGCGCCGGCAGCTTCTACGATCCCATCACCCTGACCAACGGCAATACACCCATCGAATCAGTACCCGATGACTTCTTCTACACCGATGCCATCAGCGACACCGCCGTTGCCTATGTAGAACAGCATAAAGACAACGACCAGCCGTTTTTTATGTACGTATCTTACACCGCTCCCCACTGGCCGCTGCATGCGCTGGAAAAAGACATTGTGCCCTATGAAGGCCGCTATGAAGCCGGCTGGGACGCCATCCGCGAAGAGCGGCATGCACGCATGAAAACTATCGGGCTACTCGATGAAAGCTGGCAACTTACCCCGCGGGATCCGCGCGTACCCAATTGGGACGCCCTCGATGCGCAGGAAAAAACCTGGTACAGCAAAGCCATGGAGGTGTATGCAGCGCAAGTTGACAACATGGACCAGGGGATTGGCCGGCTCATGAACGCACTTGAAGAAGCTGGCGAACTCGACAACACATTGATTCTCTTCCTGGCAGACAACGGAGGCTGTGCAGAAGTACTCTCAGCTAACTGGCGCGGCCTGTTTATTCCCAAAGAAACAAGAAGTGGCGATCCTGTCATCACTGGCAATGAATTTAAAGACCTGCTCCCTGGCCCTGAAGAAACCTACATGAGCTACGGCATCGGCTGGGCGAATGCCAGTAATACGCCCTTCCGGCTCTACAAACACTGGGTCCATGAAGGCGGTATTTCCACGCCGCTGATTGCCCACTGGCCCAAGCGGTTTCAGGGTGAAGGCGCGTTCATTCATGAACCGGGCCATGTTGTGGATTTAATGGCAACCGCAGTTGATGTAGCACTGGCAACGTATCCGGCAGACAAAACCCCGATGGCTGGTAAAAGCCTGATCCCTGCTATGGAAAACCTCACCATTGAACGCGAAGCCATTTACTGGGAGCACGAAGGCAACCGGGCTGTACGCATGGGCAACTGGAAACTGGTTGCACGACATGACGAACCATGGGAGCTGTACGATATAGAAAAAGACAGGAGCGAAATGAACAACCTGGCAGACGAGCACCCCGACCAGTTGAATAAAATGATTGCACTGTATGATGCGTGGGCTGCCCGCAGTCTGGTAAAACCCTGGCCAGTAGGCGGCTGAACTACGACTCTGGCAGCGATACATCCGGGAAAGCGGAGCGGCGTGGCGTTGCTTTTAACGTGGCTTCCAAATCACCGCGTTTAAGTGGCTTGGACAGGTAGCCGGTGATGTGTTTGTATTGCGAGCGTTCAACATCTGCGTCTACGTTGGTGAGGACCACCAAACGCGGCAAATGCGTTTTATCTAACCCAAGTGCCAGTTCATCCAGTACGTTGATGCCGGCTTCGGTATACAGGTCTTCATCAACAATCGCGAGATCAAAAGGAGAGGCCTGGAGATTTTCGAGTAGCGTCTCAGCTGTGGCAAAGGTCTCCGCATGGTATCCCAGGTCGTTGAGCAATCGCACCGCAATTTTCATGTTGATGCGATTCTTCTCTGCCATCGCAATACGCAATCCTGGCAATGATTCTCCTGTCGCTGCAAAACTGATTGCCGCCTTTTGCGGCACGGAACGCTGCGCTTCCAGGCTTTTGATCATCAGGTCCCGCAAACTGTTTTGCTTGATCGGCTTACTCATCCACTGATTCACAGCCGGATCCTGTACGTTGCGATCTCCACTGGAGCTGATGATAAGAATGGGGCCGGCAAAATTATGCTCTCGCAGATAGGCTGCCAGTTGCAATCCATCCACGTCTGGCATCATATAGTCCAACAATGCCAAATCAATGGATCCAAAATCATACGAGGACGCCATCACCTCTGCAGCTGAACTGCGGATAACCGGTTCCATTTGCCATTGCTGACATAGCGCAAGCAAGAGCTTCCGATTGGTCTCGTTATCATCAACAATCAACACACGGCGATTCACCAGTACGTGTTGTTTTTCTGATACCAGTACTTCGGCCTCCATCTCGGCCGGCGAGGTCAGAATCGAAAAGAAAAACGTCGAGCCTTTCCCCTCTACACTCTCTACCCAAATACGCCCTCCCATAAGCTCGGAGAGCCGCCGGCATATCGCAAGCCCGAGTCCAGTGCCTCCAAAGCGCCGCGTTGTTGATGAATCTGCCTGAGAAAACGAAGCAAAAATGGATTCAAGTCTGTCTTTGGGTATACCAATGCCTGTATCCTGGACAGCAAAAACCAATTCGTACTGGTCTCCCTTCTCCTCTGCCAACACTGAAATATTAACTTCACCCTGCGCAGTGAACTTGATGCCATTGCTGAGCAAATTAATGATCACCTGTCGGAGCCGGGTTACATCCCCCATCACTGCCTGTGGTACCTCTGGATCGATGTAGTATGCCAGATCGAGCCCTTTGTCAAACGCACGATGTGAGACGATATCCAGCGCCTCTTCGATACACTGGTGCAGGTAAAACGGGCGCGACTCCAGATCCAGCTTGCCGGCTTCTATTTTAGAGAAGTCGAGAATGTCATTGATAATCGACAGCAGCGCATCACCGCTTGTGTGAATGGTGCTGACAAAGTCATGCTGTTCGTCGTTAAGTGGCGTGTCTTTTAGCAGACTGGTAAACCCAATCACACCATTGAGCGGTGTGCGTATTTCGTGACTCATTGAAGCCAGAAACGCGCTTTTGGCACGACTTGCTACCTCTGCCTCGTCTTTGAGACGCTCCACTTCTTCCAGTTTGTCACGAATGGTTCGAGTTTGAACATTTATTTTTTGGCGCATGAGGATGGTCCAACCGAGACCCAGGCCAAGCAACACCAGCAGTCCAAACGAGAGCCATCGGGTACGCGTGGGTGTCCACCAGGGGCCGGCTGCCAGCAGTTCCATGTCGGCTGTCGATCGCAAATGCAAGCGTACCGGGTGTACCTCGGGTATATCATCGTAGCGCGGTATGAACAGCAGTTCGGCGATGCCTTTGACACGCACTGTACTGCCGGCGCGAAAACCGGTTGGTACATACGCACCATCTATTCGCGCTTCATACGTATAGTTATCCGTTTTGAGGAGGTACGACGCAACACCCTGCAATTCAATAACTTCTTGCACCTCACCCGTTATTTCAACCAGCGACGCATTAACTGCGGCAAATTCCAGTGCGTCGATGCGCAGAGGCAATGGCGTTGGCATCACTGTCGCTTTGCCGTACGGTCGCACTTTTGCATTGACCAGCGTCGGCGTTAAGCCTCCTACCTCGGGAAATCCTGTTACTTCTACGCTGTCACCTACAGCTACGGCCTCTGCGCTGTCTGCATAGATAATACCTGGACTTTCAGCATCCTGGATGACAAAATAGTCATCTCCCTCAAAAATCACGGTGCCTGCCACGCGTACCAGGTGACCTTTATCAGCTTCCAGCGAGAAAGAAAGGACTTTGTTTAGCGGCTGCCGCACCAGTTCGGCGTCAAGCAGCCCAAAACCGGGGCTGACGATTTCGACAAACGTAGTATCGGGCACCCGCATCTGAATGCCAGTAAGCTGTCGATCGAGATTAAAAAAACCGCCGGCCACACCCTGTACTTTTACTACGGCACCAACCAGATCATCCCAGGGTTCCATGCTGTTGACAAATACAGTGACCACTTCTTTATCACTTGTAGCCAGCTTCAGGGTCAAGCCAAGGTGG
This sequence is a window from Bacteroidota bacterium. Protein-coding genes within it:
- a CDS encoding pyridoxamine 5'-phosphate oxidase family protein, coding for MPRDYGQLAPNKVRRQDREVTDKSWIRAFLSKAPYGAFATVNDDRPFINSNLFVYDEADHAIYFHTARVGRTQANVDADEAGVAVCFSAFDMGRLLPAPKALEFSVEYQGVVAFGTGTIVRDYEEATRVLQLLLDKYAPHLKPGEDYEHINEEELKRTAVFKIAIESWSAKKKEVDADFPGAFVYPIGG
- a CDS encoding arylsulfatase, giving the protein MKYFSVVALTLLLATACTQPKPDNRPNVIIIMADDMGYSDISPYGGEINTPNLQRLSDNGLRFTQFYNNARCCPTRAALLTGLYPHQAGVGHMTGDYGYDGYRGFLGDQTATIAEVLGDAGYSTYMSGKWHVTKFMGQWTGEDSLATTDTWPLQRGFDKFYGTILGAGSFYDPITLTNGNTPIESVPDDFFYTDAISDTAVAYVEQHKDNDQPFFMYVSYTAPHWPLHALEKDIVPYEGRYEAGWDAIREERHARMKTIGLLDESWQLTPRDPRVPNWDALDAQEKTWYSKAMEVYAAQVDNMDQGIGRLMNALEEAGELDNTLILFLADNGGCAEVLSANWRGLFIPKETRSGDPVITGNEFKDLLPGPEETYMSYGIGWANASNTPFRLYKHWVHEGGISTPLIAHWPKRFQGEGAFIHEPGHVVDLMATAVDVALATYPADKTPMAGKSLIPAMENLTIEREAIYWEHEGNRAVRMGNWKLVARHDEPWELYDIEKDRSEMNNLADEHPDQLNKMIALYDAWAARSLVKPWPVGG
- a CDS encoding ATP-binding protein; translation: MKFFRFTFLLAAFVYGASGTAVSQDAPAVLETVSDINALTPAVADLGYDVAFQAVVVHCADYEVTYCTVIDGTGSIVVRAPAQPLSSGMSVQIRGKTEAGWVAPAIAEGAEIIPLGEAALPETLDTIEAVRKLSLEESSLGYPVRLTGVITYCTIEGMEQPHCFMQDDTGGIYFNFFDELPPSGARVQLTGVTLRGWFAPDIAPGAHLTVVGEARLPEPSSNPDFYLLRGKEDAIWVDAVGLVQQSSIGTEPSHLGLTLKLATSDKEVVTVFVNSMEPWDDLVGAVVKVQGVAGGFFNLDRQLTGIQMRVPDTTFVEIVSPGFGLLDAELVRQPLNKVLSFSLEADKGHLVRVAGTVIFEGDDYFVIQDAESPGIIYADSAEAVAVGDSVEVTGFPEVGGLTPTLVNAKVRPYGKATVMPTPLPLRIDALEFAAVNASLVEITGEVQEVIELQGVASYLLKTDNYTYEARIDGAYVPTGFRAGSTVRVKGIAELLFIPRYDDIPEVHPVRLHLRSTADMELLAAGPWWTPTRTRWLSFGLLVLLGLGLGWTILMRQKINVQTRTIRDKLEEVERLKDEAEVASRAKSAFLASMSHEIRTPLNGVIGFTSLLKDTPLNDEQHDFVSTIHTSGDALLSIINDILDFSKIEAGKLDLESRPFYLHQCIEEALDIVSHRAFDKGLDLAYYIDPEVPQAVMGDVTRLRQVIINLLSNGIKFTAQGEVNISVLAEEKGDQYELVFAVQDTGIGIPKDRLESIFASFSQADSSTTRRFGGTGLGLAICRRLSELMGGRIWVESVEGKGSTFFFSILTSPAEMEAEVLVSEKQHVLVNRRVLIVDDNETNRKLLLALCQQWQMEPVIRSSAAEVMASSYDFGSIDLALLDYMMPDVDGLQLAAYLREHNFAGPILIISSSGDRNVQDPAVNQWMSKPIKQNSLRDLMIKSLEAQRSVPQKAAISFAATGESLPGLRIAMAEKNRINMKIAVRLLNDLGYHAETFATAETLLENLQASPFDLAIVDEDLYTEAGINVLDELALGLDKTHLPRLVVLTNVDADVERSQYKHITGYLSKPLKRGDLEATLKATPRRSAFPDVSLPES
- a CDS encoding T9SS type A sorting domain-containing protein, which translates into the protein MNRPSLLLFMLLLFSSQAQAQTGTCAGGLAEAFLDVNNVNARILNNGGLFWRGSPHVYEVPKYGGANAIFAAGIWIGGTMDGSLRAAASRYGPWEFWPGPLDEAGNPPADCSLYDRVYSVYQRDINEYNETGEATRDLLEWPWDLGAPVIDGDGNPENYNLEGGDRPAIRGHQTVWWVMNDQGNIHEATDSPPIGLEVQVTAYAAASNDVHVNNATLYTYKFIYKGEKPLENTYLGFFQDVDLGNFDDDYVGSDTTFGLGYAYNADNFDEGGEGYGEAPPAVGVKFLSGALVDTDGLDNDKDGNVDEANERLGMTTFTFYNGGGSASGDPVTGSDYYNYMQGQWKDGRPFTVGGTGRDFSTIPTAFAYPGDPVTGTGWSELNPDPFEMTLGPIDPADRRSVTSSGPFTLQPGQSQEITLAVLWARGSDNLDSITQLRAAAEDVQAIFDAGFEITLPDFAPLSTIQLEAPANNIENQPIDPYFSWQASALPGPFELQYDTTPSFKNARAHERIVASNLRILDLSPDSTYYWRVRQVNAGERGPWSATWRFSTNDREIGFLRPKIDGFMTTRNAAGPIDPPDMGAFAIEESGFPILEGNLTPSGSYPDPLQPTPGVQQSTTNATWGIHTGGSMRRLYDNDRGQSFVVRTLRSGTDVLGDNDFEWRFTQRCLDQINGVIEAGDCLAWRAFNDDAQIEVPFELWNIGSTPTQTDSYRMVPIICEKVCGAGTTTGVFDIGQDHAISDGDDDPYTDWVYWYNPQDTSPGETGYNTFFFDNGEVADEILARTVLVQLDGGSAPPYNVALPEAGTVFRLVTEPYPPAVLAAPGSESTQPAQEIDLFWHAISNSIRLQVDTSPQFANPIVDSTVTGISFKTTTLDFNQTYYWRAQSHVRGQPISDWSEVWSFNITQNPAENAKLLDCILETGYPNPFSTQTLIRYAIPKPGPVRLEVFDALGRRVRVLVDAQQTAGWHEALFTRRDLAAGVYFYRLQAGEFTATQSIIVQR
- a CDS encoding T9SS type A sorting domain-containing protein: MKITTACCILLGWATLTPEANAQTGTCEAGLAEAFLDVNNVNARILNNGGLYWRGSPHVYEVPKYGNANAIFAAGIWLGGFVDSDMRLAASTYGPWEFWPGPLVSADNPPADCSAYDRIYSVYLRDVDTYNKTGEATQDLLEWPWELGAPVTDGDGNPDNYNLAGGDRPTLRGHQTLWWVMNDSGNTHERTDTQPIGLEVQVTAFAAASDVAYINNTTLYSYKLINRGTVPIIDMYLGFFQDMDLGNFADDYVGSDSLLGLGYAYNADNFDEGGEGYGEAPPAVGIKFLQGALVTNDSLDNDRDGAVDEVNERLGMTGFAFYNGGGGVTGDPFMGMDYYNYLRGLWKDGKPFTQGGTGRDFSTIPTSFIYPGDPVTGEGWSEINPDPFNGTLGPIDPADRRSVSTSGPFELMPGESQEVVLAMIWARGSNNLDSVTQLKATAQVVQEAFDSGFKVEPPVAAPLQAITLRAPANGLNNQPIDPSLFWQPSEMPGTFEVQYATSPNFVDAVSTGKIRDNELRLLDLLPDAVYYWRVRQENAVERGPWSDTWQFKTTDLALGIIGDPILGFMTTQNAAGPINPPDMAAFAFNDSGFPILEGNLTPVGSYPDPQRPTAGIQQVNSDAIWGIHTGGGGRSQYSGSQSFLERSVRSMSVIAGGETLEWHFSQQCLDQINGIVESGDCLAYRLFSDQAFVEVPFALWNRGFEADSIDDFRLIPILCEAACGAGTINNTFDLGTTDHAISSGEDDPYTDWIYWYNPTSTAQGDSGYIDFFFNEGEVGGELLARTVLVKLNAGLESPQDSPLPEPGTVFQIVTKPIAPPVLSAPSPESIQQEVTTRLYWQAIQRVSQVQISTSLAFEVSAIDSMFTGTFAFETEALAPNATYYWRVRSINENNAAGISDWSEPWSFTIPQNVDIEQPDQPLAYTLEAGYPNPFSTQTSIRYALPEPGAVKLEVFDTLGRRVRVLVDNQQTAGWYDAVLDSKSLPSGLYFYRLTTNNFTDTKSVILTR